The Triticum aestivum cultivar Chinese Spring chromosome 3A, IWGSC CS RefSeq v2.1, whole genome shotgun sequence genome includes a region encoding these proteins:
- the LOC100415889 gene encoding serine/threonine-protein kinase SAPK4: MEKYEAVRDIGSGNFGVARLMRNRETRELVAVKCIERGHRIDENVYREIINHRSLRHPNIIRFKEVVLTPTNLMIVMEFAAGGELFERICDRGRFSEDEARYFFQQLICGVSYCHHMQICHRDLKLENVLLDGSAAPRLKICDFGYSKSSVLHSRPKSAVGTPAYIAPEVLSCREYDGKLADVWSCGVTLYVMLVGGYPFEDQDDPKNIRKTIQRIMSVQYTIPDHVHISMECRQLMARIFVNVPSKRITMREIKSHPWFLKNLPRELTETAQAMYFRRDNAVPSFSEQTSEEIMKIVQEARTMPKSSRPSYGWGDEGSDDEEEKEEEERPEVAEEEEEDEYDKRVKEVHASGELRMSSLRIS, from the exons atggAGAAGTACGAGGCGGTGCGGGACATCGGGTCGGGCAACTTCGGGGTGGCGCGGCTGATGCGCAACCGCGAGACCCGCGAGCTCGTCGCCGTCAAGTGCATCGAGCGCGGCCACCGG ATTGACGAGAATGTCTACAGGGAGATCATCAACCACCGCTCGCTGCGCCACCCCAACATCATCCGCTTCAAGGAG GTGGTACTGACGCCAACAAATCTTATGATTGTCATGGAGTTCGCAGCAGGTGGGGAGCTGTTTGAGCGAATCTGTGATCGTGGGCGCTTCAGTGAGGATGAG GCAAGGTATTTCTTTCAGCAGTTGATCTGTGGTGTGAGCTACTGCCATCACATG CAAATATGCCATAGAGATTTGAAGCTGGAGAACGTTCTCTTGGATGGCAGTGCAGCTCCACGGCTCAAAATATGCGATTTCGGCTACTCCAAG TCATCAGTATTGCATTCAAGGCCCAAATCAGCAGTGGGGACGCCAGCATATATTGCACCAGAGGTGCTATCCtgccgtgagtatgatggaaag CTTGCAGATGTGTGGTCTTGTGGGGTGACTCTTTACGTCATGCTTGTGGGAGGCTATCCATTTGAAGACCAGGATGACCCCAAGAATATACGCAAGACCATTCAG CGAATAATGTCCGTGCAATATACTATACCTGATCATGTCCACATATCCATGGAATGCCGACAGCTTATGGCCCGTATCTTTGTTAATGTCCCATCGAAG AGAATCACGATGAGGGAGATAAAGAGCCACCCATGGTTCCTGAAGAACCTGCCAAGGGAGCTCACAGAGACGGCGCAGGCCATGTACTTCAGGAGGGATAACGCCGTGCCTTCTTTCTCGGAGCAGACTTCAGAAGAGATCATGAAGATCGTCCAGGAGGCAAGGACCATGCCAAAGTCATCCAGGCCAAGCTATGGTTGGGGCGATGAGGGTTCGGACGACGaggaagagaaggaagaggaagagaggccagaagtggcggaggaggaagaggaggatgagTACGACAAGAGGGTCAAGGAGGTTCATGCAAGCGGAGAGCTCCGCATGAGCTCGCTACGCATATCATGA
- the LOC123062744 gene encoding probable ion channel POLLUX isoform X1 yields MAESDGGEADPGAGRAAGGGDDPAPRAQRPQLAKSRTIAGSAAAAASAEVRRGGRDGGILARRSTTAAAAPLQQVPRRLTVAVDDPSHAAPNAGVLDRDWCYPSFLGPHASRPRPPRQQQTPPPAVAAAPARRNPSGNPATTRRVAASQRDEEKSLASVVKQSALLGERRPLSPPPPPPRARRFDLSPYCLLLLLVVTVTSSSLAFWQWMKVLGLQKKVRSCSGGADAADSEETAETSWVLGDPGSGFVSSESWKLAPMLALAIPLFLFKYADQLRRKKENSSRTRSTEEEVPLEKRIAYKVDVFFSGHPYAKLLALLIATVVLIASGGIALYSVSGSGFLEALWLSWTFVADSGNHADQVGLGPRIVSVSISAGGMLVFATMLGLVSDAISEKVDSWRKGKSEVIEVNHILILGWSDKLGSLLKQLAIANKSIGGGVVVVLAERDKEEMEMDIGKLGFDFMGTSVICRSGSPLILADLKKVSVSKARAIIVLASDENADQSDARALRVVLSLTGVKEGLRGHIVVEMSDLDNEPLVKLVGGELIETVVAHDVIGRLMIQCALQPGLAQIWEDILGFENAEFYIKRWPELDGMRFGDVLISFPDAVPCGVKLASRFGSILMNPDDDYVLREGDEILVIAEDDDTYAPAPLPEVHKGFLPNVPTPPKYPEKILFCGWRRDIHDMIMVLEAFLAPGSELWMFNEVPEKARETKLTDGGMDILGLTNIKLVHKEGNAVIRRHLESLPLETFDSILILADESVEDSIVQSDSRSLATLLLIRDVQSKRLPSKESKSPLHHNGFSHSSWIRKMQHASDKSIIISEILDSRTRNLVSVSKISDYVLSNELVSMALAMVAEDKQINRVLEELFAEEGNEMCIRSAEFYLYEQEELSFLDIMVRARERDEIVIGYRLANTDEAIINPEHKSEIKKWSLDDVFVVIAKGD; encoded by the exons ATGGCGGAgagcgacggcggcgaggcggaccCCGGCGCCGGCCGCGCGGCAGGCGGTGGCGACGACCCGGCCCCGCGCGCGCAGCGGCCGCAGCTCGCCAAATCGCGCaccatcgccggctccgccgccgcggccgcctccgccgagGTAAGGCGGGGCGGGAGGGACGGCGGCATCCTCGCCCGCCGCTccaccacggcggcggcggcgcccctcCAGCAGGTGCCCAGGCGGCTCACCGTCGCCGTGGACGACCCCTCCCACGCGGCGCCCAACGCCGGCGTGCTCGACCGCGACTGGTGCTACCCTTCCTTCCTCGGCCCGCACGCctcgcgcccgcgcccgccgcgcCAGCAGcagacgccgccgcccgccgtcgccgctgcccccGCCCGCCGGAACCCTAGCGGCAACCCGGCCACCACGCGGAGGGTGGCGGCCTCGCAGCGAGACGAGGAGAAGTCCCTGGCCTCCGTGGTCAAGCAGTCGGCGCTGCTCGGGGAGAGGAGGCCGctctcgcccccgccgccgccgccgcgcgctcgCCGATTCGATCTCTCTCCCTACTGCCTCCTACTA TTGCTGGTCGTAACCGTCACAAGCTCCTCCCTGGCTTTCTGGCAGTGGATGAAAGTGCTGGGGCTCCAG AAAAAGGTCAGATCATGCAGTGGTGGTGCTGATGCTGCGGACAGTGAGGAAACTGCCGAGACATCCTGGGTTCTTGGGGACCCTGGTTCCGGCTTTGTTAGCTCCGAGAGCTGGAAATTAGCTCCGATGCTTGCACTGGCAATACCGTTGTTCCTTTTTAAATACGCTGACCAGCTGCGGCGAAAGAAAGAAAATTCCAGCAGGACGAGAAGCACCGAGGAAGAAGTGCCTCTCGAGAAGAGGATTGCTTACAAGGTTGATGTGTTCTTCTCAGGGCATCCGTATGCTAAGTTGCTTGCCCTCCTGATCGCCACTGTAGTTCTCATTGCCTCGGGCGGCATTGCGCTGTATTCTGTCAGTGGCAGTGGGTTCCTGGAGGCTCTTTGGCTTTCCTGGACTTTTGTGGCAGATTCAGGAAACCATGCTGACCAGGTTGGCCTCGGTCCAAGGATTGTGTCCGTGTCGATTAGCGCCGGTGGCATGCTGGTGTTTGCCACGATGCTCGGGCTTGTGTCAGATGCGATATCGGAGAAGGTGGATTCTTGGCGTAAGGGGAAAAGTGAGGTGATAGAGGTCAACCATATACTAATCCTCGGATGGAGCGACAAGCTG GGCTCTCTTCTGAAGCAGCTGGCTATAGCCAATAAAAGCATTGGTGGTGGTGTAGTTGTTGTCCTGGCAGAAAGAGACAAGGAAGAGATGGAGATGGACATAGGAAAGCtaggatttgatttcatgggaacATCTGTAATATGTAGAAGCGGCAGTCCTCTAATCCTAGCAGATCTGAAGAAG GTTTCTGTTTCCAAAGCGCGTGCTATTATTGTTTTAGCATCTGATGAAAATGCAGACCAA AGTGATGCACGAGCTTTGCGTGTCGTACTGAGCCTGACTGGAGTAAAAGAGGGCTTAAGGGGGCATATTGTTGTAGAGATGAGTGACCTTGACAATGAACCTTTAGTGAAATTGGTTGGAGGTGAACTAATTGAAACAGTTGTTGCCCATGATGTCATTGGACGTTTGATGATACAGTGTGCACTCCAACCTGGCTTGGCACAG ATATGGGAGGATATTTTGGGATTTGAAAATGCAGAATTCTATATAAAAAGATGGCCAGAATTGGATGGCATGCGGTTTGGGGATGTGTTAATCTCATTCCCTGATGCTGTGCCCTGCGGAGTGAAGCTTGCGTCAAGATTTGGAAGTATATTAATGAATCCGGATGATGATTATGTTTTAAGAGAAGGCGATGAAATCCTTGTTATAGCAGAAGATGATGATACTTATGCACCTGCTCCTCTACCAGAG GTGCATAAGGGTTTTCTACCTAACGTTCCCACCCCGCCTAAATATCCAGAGAAAATTTTGTTCTGTGGTTGGCGACGTGACATCCATGATATGATAATG GTTCTAGAAGCATTTCTTGCTCCAGGTTCTGAATTGTGGATGTTCAATGAGGTGCCAGAGAAGGCGAGGGAGACAAAACTGACTGACGGTGGTATGGATATTCTTGGACTAACAAACATTAAACTTGTACACAAAGAAGGGAATGCTGTCATCAGGCGGCACTTAGAAAGCTTGCCTCTTGAGACCTTTGATTCT ATTTTAATTCTTGCAGATGAGTCGGTGGAGGACTCCATTGTACAATCGGATTCACGGTCCTTAGCGACACTTCTTCTAATTCGTGATGTTCAG TCCAAACGTCTTCCGTCGAAGGAGTCAAAATCACCTCTACATCACAATGGCTTCTCTCACAGCTCCTGGATTCGGAAGATGCAGCATGCATCGGACAAATCAATAATAATCAGTGAGATACTGGACTCAAGAACTAGAAACCTTGTATCTGTCTCCAAAATCAGCGATTACGTCCTGTCAAATGAACTTGTCAGTATGGCATTAGCAATGGTAGCAGAAGACAAGCAAATCAACAGAGTTCTTGAGGAACTTTTTGCTGAGGAG GGCAACGAGATGTGCATACGGTCTGCTGAGTTTTACCTGTATGAACAAGAGGAATTGAGTTTCCTGGACATAATGGTGAGGGCTCGTGAGCGAGACGAGATTGTGATCGGCTACCGGCTTGCCAACACCGATGAGGCAATCATTAATCCAGAGCACAAGTCGGAGATTAAGAAGTGGTCTCTAGACGACGTGTTTGTTGTGATCGCGAAAGGTGACTGA
- the LOC123062744 gene encoding probable ion channel POLLUX isoform X2 gives MAESDGGEADPGAGRAAGGGDDPAPRAQRPQLAKSRTIAGSAAAAASAEVRRGGRDGGILARRSTTAAAAPLQQVPRRLTVAVDDPSHAAPNAGVLDRDWCYPSFLGPHASRPRPPRQQQTPPPAVAAAPARRNPSGNPATTRRVAASQRDEEKSLASVVKQSALLGERRPLSPPPPPPRARRFDLSPYCLLLLLVVTVTSSSLAFWQWMKVLGLQKKVRSCSGGADAADSEETAETSWVLGDPGSGFVSSESWKLAPMLALAIPLFLFKYADQLRRKKENSSRTRSTEEEVPLEKRIAYKVDVFFSGHPYAKLLALLIATVVLIASGGIALYSVSGSGFLEALWLSWTFVADSGNHADQVGLGPRIVSVSISAGGMLVFATMLGLVSDAISEKVDSWRKGKSEVIEVNHILILGWSDKLGSLLKQLAIANKSIGGGVVVVLAERDKEEMEMDIGKLGFDFMGTSVICRSGSPLILADLKKVSVSKARAIIVLASDENADQSDARALRVVLSLTGVKEGLRGHIVVEMSDLDNEPLVKLVGGELIETVVAHDVIGRLMIQCALQPGLAQIWEDILGFENAEFYIKRWPELDGMRFGDVLISFPDAVPCGVKLASRFGSILMNPDDDYVLREGDEILVIAEDDDTYAPAPLPEVHKGFLPNVPTPPKYPEKILFCGWRRDIHDMIMVLEAFLAPGSELWMFNEVPEKARETKLTDGGMDILGLTNIKLVHKEGNAVIRRHLESLPLETFDSMSRWRTPLYNRIHGP, from the exons ATGGCGGAgagcgacggcggcgaggcggaccCCGGCGCCGGCCGCGCGGCAGGCGGTGGCGACGACCCGGCCCCGCGCGCGCAGCGGCCGCAGCTCGCCAAATCGCGCaccatcgccggctccgccgccgcggccgcctccgccgagGTAAGGCGGGGCGGGAGGGACGGCGGCATCCTCGCCCGCCGCTccaccacggcggcggcggcgcccctcCAGCAGGTGCCCAGGCGGCTCACCGTCGCCGTGGACGACCCCTCCCACGCGGCGCCCAACGCCGGCGTGCTCGACCGCGACTGGTGCTACCCTTCCTTCCTCGGCCCGCACGCctcgcgcccgcgcccgccgcgcCAGCAGcagacgccgccgcccgccgtcgccgctgcccccGCCCGCCGGAACCCTAGCGGCAACCCGGCCACCACGCGGAGGGTGGCGGCCTCGCAGCGAGACGAGGAGAAGTCCCTGGCCTCCGTGGTCAAGCAGTCGGCGCTGCTCGGGGAGAGGAGGCCGctctcgcccccgccgccgccgccgcgcgctcgCCGATTCGATCTCTCTCCCTACTGCCTCCTACTA TTGCTGGTCGTAACCGTCACAAGCTCCTCCCTGGCTTTCTGGCAGTGGATGAAAGTGCTGGGGCTCCAG AAAAAGGTCAGATCATGCAGTGGTGGTGCTGATGCTGCGGACAGTGAGGAAACTGCCGAGACATCCTGGGTTCTTGGGGACCCTGGTTCCGGCTTTGTTAGCTCCGAGAGCTGGAAATTAGCTCCGATGCTTGCACTGGCAATACCGTTGTTCCTTTTTAAATACGCTGACCAGCTGCGGCGAAAGAAAGAAAATTCCAGCAGGACGAGAAGCACCGAGGAAGAAGTGCCTCTCGAGAAGAGGATTGCTTACAAGGTTGATGTGTTCTTCTCAGGGCATCCGTATGCTAAGTTGCTTGCCCTCCTGATCGCCACTGTAGTTCTCATTGCCTCGGGCGGCATTGCGCTGTATTCTGTCAGTGGCAGTGGGTTCCTGGAGGCTCTTTGGCTTTCCTGGACTTTTGTGGCAGATTCAGGAAACCATGCTGACCAGGTTGGCCTCGGTCCAAGGATTGTGTCCGTGTCGATTAGCGCCGGTGGCATGCTGGTGTTTGCCACGATGCTCGGGCTTGTGTCAGATGCGATATCGGAGAAGGTGGATTCTTGGCGTAAGGGGAAAAGTGAGGTGATAGAGGTCAACCATATACTAATCCTCGGATGGAGCGACAAGCTG GGCTCTCTTCTGAAGCAGCTGGCTATAGCCAATAAAAGCATTGGTGGTGGTGTAGTTGTTGTCCTGGCAGAAAGAGACAAGGAAGAGATGGAGATGGACATAGGAAAGCtaggatttgatttcatgggaacATCTGTAATATGTAGAAGCGGCAGTCCTCTAATCCTAGCAGATCTGAAGAAG GTTTCTGTTTCCAAAGCGCGTGCTATTATTGTTTTAGCATCTGATGAAAATGCAGACCAA AGTGATGCACGAGCTTTGCGTGTCGTACTGAGCCTGACTGGAGTAAAAGAGGGCTTAAGGGGGCATATTGTTGTAGAGATGAGTGACCTTGACAATGAACCTTTAGTGAAATTGGTTGGAGGTGAACTAATTGAAACAGTTGTTGCCCATGATGTCATTGGACGTTTGATGATACAGTGTGCACTCCAACCTGGCTTGGCACAG ATATGGGAGGATATTTTGGGATTTGAAAATGCAGAATTCTATATAAAAAGATGGCCAGAATTGGATGGCATGCGGTTTGGGGATGTGTTAATCTCATTCCCTGATGCTGTGCCCTGCGGAGTGAAGCTTGCGTCAAGATTTGGAAGTATATTAATGAATCCGGATGATGATTATGTTTTAAGAGAAGGCGATGAAATCCTTGTTATAGCAGAAGATGATGATACTTATGCACCTGCTCCTCTACCAGAG GTGCATAAGGGTTTTCTACCTAACGTTCCCACCCCGCCTAAATATCCAGAGAAAATTTTGTTCTGTGGTTGGCGACGTGACATCCATGATATGATAATG GTTCTAGAAGCATTTCTTGCTCCAGGTTCTGAATTGTGGATGTTCAATGAGGTGCCAGAGAAGGCGAGGGAGACAAAACTGACTGACGGTGGTATGGATATTCTTGGACTAACAAACATTAAACTTGTACACAAAGAAGGGAATGCTGTCATCAGGCGGCACTTAGAAAGCTTGCCTCTTGAGACCTTTGATTCT ATGAGTCGGTGGAGGACTCCATTGTACAATCGGATTCACGGTCCTTAG